Proteins from a single region of Sphingomonas sp.:
- a CDS encoding helix-turn-helix domain-containing protein — MAAPIPASPNTASPLFLREPEIRRGVELLYFGYAHMTRAIDAGLAAQGLGRAHHRALYFIARKPELTVSALLALLAITKQSLGRVLGELAERGLVETRAGERDRRQRLLRLTPSGAALEAELFEALREKMSGAYSSAGQGAVGGFWAVLEGLVPEAERGRIADLGK, encoded by the coding sequence ATGGCTGCCCCAATTCCCGCCTCGCCGAACACGGCATCGCCGCTGTTCCTGCGCGAGCCGGAAATCCGCCGCGGGGTGGAATTGCTCTATTTCGGCTATGCGCATATGACCCGCGCGATCGACGCCGGTCTTGCCGCGCAGGGCCTTGGCCGCGCGCATCACCGTGCGCTCTATTTCATCGCCCGCAAGCCCGAACTGACGGTGAGCGCGTTGCTGGCGCTGCTGGCGATCACCAAGCAATCGCTGGGGCGCGTATTGGGCGAACTGGCCGAGCGCGGGCTGGTCGAGACGCGAGCGGGCGAGCGCGACCGGCGACAGCGGCTATTGCGGCTGACCCCTTCGGGCGCAGCGCTCGAAGCAGAGTTGTTCGAAGCCCTGCGCGAGAAGATGTCGGGCGCCTATTCGAGTGCCGGACAGGGGGCCGTGGGCGGCTTCTGGGCCGTGCTCGAGGGGCTGGTGCCCGAGGCCGAGCGCGGCCGGATCGCCGATCTCGGCAAATAG